Genomic DNA from Macadamia integrifolia cultivar HAES 741 chromosome 6, SCU_Mint_v3, whole genome shotgun sequence:
GGTTTGGGTACGATTTCCAGATCTTcctctggaatattggcatgaaaaggtCTTATTGACAATGGCCAAGGCAGTAGGGAGGCCAGTTGGTCTCGATCAACGCACCAAGAATGTTATATACGGGAATTATGCTCGTGTTCTGGTGGAGGTAGAAGTGGGGGTTCTGAGGCTGGAGGAAATCCAAGTTGAACGCAAACAGCCTAGGACTCAAACTTTGTTTTGGTTCAAGCAACTGTTGATCTACAAGGATTCATTGGGGAAATGCGGTTTCTGTAAAAAACTGGGGCACCAAGTTTATGCCTGCCAAGAAAAGAAGGCCTATGACGAGTGGCTGAATGCTCGAGACAAGGTAGGGATACCAGGGGCGGTGTATGAAGAAGACAGAGTCAACTCGGGAATGAGTAACTCACCGGTTCGAATCATCACTTCTTTGGAAAGAATGAATCATGATCTTGTGAATTTAAGTTCAAATCGTGTGAACACTGATGGAGTAGTGGTGGGCTCTTTTATTCCTCTTAATTATTTACCTCAGTTACCAAATGTGGAGGAAGGtgagattttaattgatttgatttctccaACTCACAattcaattattcctatttcggaAAATTTGGAAATGGCTCATGAGGGGGAGATTTTAAATAAGGAAGCTCATGATAGTGAGGAGATACACTCTGAATCTTCTGATTCAGATAAGGAGGCGGTATCTTCTGATGATGAGGTGGGCCAGTCTGATGAGGAGTCTAGCTCTGAATCTGGGCCGGAATCAGACCAGGATACGGTCAAGGAAGGAGAACCAAACcagtttggttcagtttcaacCACTGGTCCGTTGGAGTTTCAGCAGCAGGTGAGCAAGGCCATGGCACTCTCCTCTCAGGGTGGGGTGAGGGTCTCTGCTAATCCTAAGAGGACAGGGGTGTCCCTAGGTAGTTCTCGAGGAGGTCTGGCCGGCAGGGGGGTCGTGCAGCGACGAATAGGGAGTATTCTGCCCCATTGCAGCTCCCTTTgagcaggaaggagattgctcGGATGGGGGTTCAAGCTGTCGACAAGGCAGTAGAGATGATTGAGAAAGGGACTAAAGcaggggagaaaaggaaaaagaaaaataaaggtgGTGGTCAGACCTTGAGGTCGGACATGTCCGATGGAACAACTTTTTAATTATGCGGATTTTCTATTGGAATATCGAGGTGTTCGAAAGGAGGCGGCTTCTAGAGCGTTGCATTTTTTTCTTCGTGATCACTCCCTTGATGTGGTGTGTATTGCAGAGCCCATGGTGGATTCAGTGTCTTTCCCTGCCTGTTTTTTTAATCGGCTGGGATTCATGGTCGAAATTATTCATAATTCCCGTCGTGACAAAGTGCCAAACTTCTGGGTAGTCGGGAAAAATTCTTTTGCGAGGCTTGTGATGGTGCATTCCTCAGAGCAGATGACTTCAGTTTCAATGCAATGGAATGGTCAGCAAGTATTGGTTTCTGTGATTCATGCATCTTGTTTCAGGGCAGAGCGTAGGAATCTTTGGGTGGAGTTGGGCACTGTGGCTGCCCTGTCCCTTCCATGGGTTGCTCTAGGGGACTTAAATGCCACGTTGTATTCTCATGAGAAGAGGGGTCCTGGTAGATTCAATGTGGGTGCCACGGCAGAGTTCCAGGccatggtggatgcttgtgaTCAGATAAGCTCTCCATCCCAGGGATCAAAATTTACCTGGACTAACAATAAATGTAGAGGACATGTGGTGGCAAGGCTTGATAGAAGTTTTTTCAATGCTCAATGGTTGGAAGTTTTTGGTGATTGTGGTCAGCAAGTGCTCCATAGATCAATTTCAGATCATGCTCCAATCCTTTTTTCATCTACAGCGATTCCTAAGCCTCGAAATGCCCCTTTCAGATTTCATCGTTTTTGGATGGAAGAGGAATCCTTTGAGGACCTGGTGAGGGATGTGTGGTCTAGGGAGGTTAGGGGTGGTCCCATTGGCAGGCTGCCATATAAATTAAGGGCGGTGAGGAGTGCTCTAAAGGGGTGGGCAAGACAGAGTTTCCCCAACTTGGATGTAGCTCTTAAAGATGCTACTGAAGAAGTGGACGAAGTCCAGAGAACTATCGACCAGGTAGGGATGTCTGATGATTTATACTCCAGAGAAGCAGAGGCGAAAACTAAGCTCTTGAAAGCAATGGAGATGCACGAAAAACTTTGGGCTGAAAAGGCTCGCTGCAATTGGGCGAAACTTGGAGACCGTAACTCAAAGTTCTTTCAACTATCGGTTAAGGTGCAACGTATAAAGAACAGCATTCGCAGTTTAAAAAAACAAGTTGGTATAGTGGTCTTTGAGCCACTATAGATGGCAGAATATGTGTcgcttttttttgaaaattttcataaagtgGACCATTGCATGGATCATATGGAGCTGTTGCAGGTGATTCCTAATGAGGTGAATAGGGAGGACTCTTCCATACTAGAAGCAATCCCTGCTAGAgaagagattaagaaggtggtaTGGGGGTTGGATCCAGATAGCTCTCTTGGCCCTAATGGGTTTCCAGGAGCTTTCTTCAAACAGTGTTGGGAGATAGTGGGTGACGATTTTTGTGGGGCTGTGATTGCATTCTTCCgaggtgggaagcttccgaATGGAGTAAATAACAGTTTTGTGACGCTATtcccaaaggtggagggagcaGTCTCTCTGGATAAGTTTCGCCCCATCTGTATGGCAAAACTTTTTCTGCAAAGTCCTATCAAAGATCATGGCTGAGAGGTTATCTTGCCTTCTCCCTCAATTGGTGTCAGATAAGCAAggggcattccagaaaggtaaGATTATCTCATCAAATATTGGGTTAGCCTCTGAGCTTGCCAATTTATTACATACATTTGTCAGAGGGGGTGGCATGGGTATTAAGATTGATGTGCAGAAGGCCTATGACACATTGTCACGGGATTTTCTTTTTGCGGTCCTGAAACGGTTCGGCTTCTCGGGTGTGGTTGGCCTGGATtcatgaaattttggtttcttctagaATTTTAGTGTTATTGAATGGTGGTCCTGTGGGTTTCTTTGGAGTTGAGAAAGGTTTGAGATAAGGGGACCCGCTCTCCCCAATGCTTTTTACTTTGACAGAAGAAGTGTTGTGCAGGGGTCTAAATGGTCTATTAAAGGAGGGAAAACTAAAGGTGCTCCCTGGTCCTAGAGGTGCCACTGTTCCCAGTTATCTGCTCTTCGCGGATGAcatttttatcttcatgaacGCCGCAGCGAAACATGTTCGATGTCTGAGAGAGTTCCTGCTTAAATACCAAGAATTTTC
This window encodes:
- the LOC122082160 gene encoding uncharacterized protein LOC122082160 encodes the protein MEQLFNYADFLLEYRGVRKEAASRALHFFLRDHSLDVVCIAEPMVDSVSFPACFFNRLGFMVEIIHNSRRDKVPNFWVVGKNSFARLVMVHSSEQMTSVSMQWNGQQVLVSVIHASCFRAERRNLWVELGTVAALSLPWVALGDLNATLYSHEKRGPGRFNVGATAEFQAMVDACDQISSPSQGSKFTWTNNKCRGHVVARLDRSFFNAQWLEVFGDCGQQVLHRSISDHAPILFSSTAIPKPRNAPFRFHRFWMEEESFEDLVRDVWSREVRGGPIGRLPYKLRAVRSALKGWARQSFPNLDVALKDATEEVDEVQRTIDQVGMSDDLYSREAEAKTKLLKAMEMHEKLWAEKARCNWAKLGDRNSKFFQLSVKVQRIKNSIRSLKKQVIPNEVNREDSSILEAIPAREEIKKVVWGLDPDSSLGPNGFPGAFFKQCWEIVGDDFCGAVIAFFRGGKLPNGVNNSFVTLFPKVEGAVSLDKFRPIYKQGAFQKGKIISSNIGLASELANLLHTFVRGGGMGIKIDVQKAYDTLSRDFLFAVLKRFGFSGVVGLDS